TGCCCCCGCCTTTCGACCTCAAGTATAGCATTAAGGCGCGGGCCCGCGCCCGGTTGACCACGGGCCGCCGGGATGATAGGCTTCATTCGTCGGTTAACCGTGGAGGAAAGCAGCCGTGCGTCTATTCGTGGCGACGGAGATACCATCCGAGGTGCAGGAGAAACTTGCCGCGGTGCAGAGCGCATCGCGCGACTCCGCCTGGCGCTGGGTGGCGGCGGGAAACGTCCACCTGACGCTGAAATTCCTGGGGGAGACGGACGAGGGGCTGGTTCCACGGATAAAAGAGGCCCTGGCCGTGGTTTGCAGCTCCCTCACTCCCTTCGCGCTCGGCCTGACCGGCCTGGGGACGCTCCCCCCCTCTATCCCCCCAGCGGAGGGCGACCGGAGGCCGCCGAGACCGCCGAGGGTCCTCTACGCCGGCCTGGACCGGGGGACGGTCGAGCTGCGGAA
This genomic stretch from bacterium harbors:
- the thpR gene encoding RNA 2',3'-cyclic phosphodiesterase, which gives rise to MRLFVATEIPSEVQEKLAAVQSASRDSAWRWVAAGNVHLTLKFLGETDEGLVPRIKEALAVVCSSLTPFALGLTGLGTLPPSIPPAEGDRRPPRPPRVLYAGLDRGTVELRKLVLGVEDAMAALGFQKERRLFTPHATLARVRKDQRPRDAAELLGRFEGKSFGAWRCGGAVLFQSELGPGGSRYTKLGEFPFGV